In Castanea sativa cultivar Marrone di Chiusa Pesio chromosome 6, ASM4071231v1, a single window of DNA contains:
- the LOC142640570 gene encoding uncharacterized protein LOC142640570 has product MERQTSKFSSMFTWTLVAALLSQNLVMHVVSTSFEDQKNYFYFPPVDPHLPGGSPPITGSPPITGSPPYVSTPPPDGGYGGTPPSYGNPPHGGTPPSYGNPPHGGTPPSHGNPPHGHGGHSPKPPSPSNCGTPPHHHDPTPSPPSGGGGYYNSPPTSGGSPPTPIIETPPVTTTPPSPLVPTPPYLPDPNSPIIGTCTYWRTHPGIIWGLLGWWGTMGNAFGVTSVPGFGAHLSLQQALSNTRTDGLGALYREGTASLLNSMVNNRFPFTTKQVRDSFVAALSSNKAAAAQAHLFKQANEGKLKPRD; this is encoded by the exons ATGGAGAGGCAGACAAGCAAGTTTAGTTCCATGTTCACATGGACTTTGGTCGCTGCATTGCTCTCTCagaacttggtgatgcatgtaGTGTCAACAAGCTTTGAAGATCAGAAGAACTACTTCTACTTCCCTCCAGTCGACCCACATCTCCCCGGAG GTAGTCCCCCGATTACAGGTAGTCCTCCAATTACAGGTAGTCCTCCCTATGTAAGCACACCACCACCAGATGGAGGCTATGGAGGCACACCACCTTCTTATGGAAATCCACCACATGGAGGCACACCACCTTCTTATGGAAATCCACCACATGGAGGCACACCACCTTCTCATGGAAATCCACCACATGGACACGGAGGCCACAGCCCAAAACCACCAAGCCCTTCAAATTGTGGAACCCCCCCACATCATCATGATCCAACACCATCTCCTCCTTCAGGAGGTGGTGGTTACTACAATTCCCCACCAACTTCAGGAGGTAGCCCCCCAACACCAATCATCGAAACCCCGCCAGTCACCACCACCCCACCAAGCCCCCTCGTACCTACACCTCCATACCTCCCTGATCCTAATTCACCCATCATTGGTACTTGCAC TTACTGGAGGACTCACCCAGGAATTATCTGGGGTCTGTTAGGCTGGTGGGGAACTATGGGCAATGCATTTGGTGTGACTAGCGTTCCAGGGTTTGGAGCACACCTCAGCTTGCAGCAAGCACTTTCCAACACAAGAACTGATGGGCTTGGGGCACTATATAGAGAAGGGACTGCTTCCTTGCTCAACTCCATGGTGAACAATAGATTCCCTTTCACAACAAAGCAGGTCAGGGATAGTTTTGTGGCAGCACTCAGCTCAAACAAGGCCGCAGCAGCTCAGGCTCATCTTTTCAAGCAGGCAAACGAGGGCAAACTCAAGCCCAGAGACTAG